In Candidatus Desulfofervidus auxilii, one genomic interval encodes:
- the uvrA gene encoding excinuclease ABC subunit UvrA → MSNIILRGAREHNLKNIDLCIPRDKFIVITGISGSGKTTLAFDILFTEGQRRYIESLPTYVRQYLQVLAKPDIDVLKGIPPTVAISQRTSIFSRRSTVATVTEIDHFLRLFYAKAGEQYCPQCGRPVHPSTPTEITEAILNRWQEKEVTILAPKVRQKKGWHQEVFKEAFKKGYKELRVDGKIIHLTSKIPKLSRYQSHDIDIVIAHYIPKIQKANELQALVALALKEGRGVLSVMTKDDIIFFSERLFCPFCQIGLPPLDPRLFSFNTSLGKCPFCDGLGEVDNEICPQCQGKRLNKIALSVKISNYNIAEIEGLNIEAVLEVLSKLKLNVRQKAIAKAIFPEIYTRLKFLKKVGLDYLSLNRGGHTLSGGEAQRLRLAAQLGSNLRGVCYILDEPTIGLHPRDNALLIKVLKALRDRGNTVIVVEHDPATIEAADFVIDLGPGAGKMGGKVIAAGTPDEIKTNPASITGQYFKKPLSLSIPQPTSKNWLHIKGARAFNLKNIDVDIPLGRLICVTGVSGAGKSSLVMEVIYKGVKARLQKTTPPQNHDDIIGWNALDRVLVVDHSPIGKTPRSTPATYVGFLDHIRHLFSQVPAARARGYKPGRFSFNVVGGRCEHCKGQGKVRVEMSFLPDVYVDCEVCNGMRFNEETLSITYKGKNIAQVLNMTITEAVDFFAPISIIRRPLEILKEMGLGYLTLGQPSPTLSGGEAQRIKLATELCIGTQGKTLYILDEPTTGLHRLDIEKLIKVLHKLVEKGNTIIVIEHNLDLIAASDYIIDLGPEGGEKGGMVIFQGTPEEITHHPHSYTGQWLKMALK, encoded by the coding sequence ATGTCCAACATTATCCTTCGTGGGGCTAGAGAGCACAATTTAAAAAATATTGACCTGTGTATCCCTAGGGATAAATTTATAGTAATTACTGGAATCAGTGGTTCAGGAAAAACTACTCTGGCCTTTGATATCCTTTTTACTGAAGGGCAGAGGCGCTATATTGAAAGTCTCCCTACTTATGTGCGTCAATATTTACAAGTCTTAGCCAAGCCTGACATAGATGTTTTAAAAGGCATCCCTCCTACGGTAGCTATAAGTCAGCGCACCAGTATTTTTAGCAGGCGCTCAACCGTGGCCACAGTCACTGAAATTGACCACTTTCTTCGGCTTTTTTATGCGAAAGCAGGGGAACAATATTGCCCTCAATGTGGTCGGCCTGTGCACCCCTCCACTCCAACTGAAATTACAGAGGCTATTTTAAATAGATGGCAAGAAAAAGAGGTGACTATCCTTGCTCCTAAAGTCAGGCAAAAAAAAGGCTGGCACCAAGAAGTCTTTAAAGAAGCCTTTAAAAAAGGCTATAAAGAACTGAGAGTAGATGGGAAAATTATTCACTTGACCTCAAAAATACCCAAACTTAGCCGTTATCAGTCCCATGATATAGATATTGTCATTGCCCACTATATCCCAAAAATTCAAAAAGCAAATGAACTCCAAGCGTTGGTTGCTTTGGCCTTGAAGGAAGGTAGAGGGGTTCTCAGTGTTATGACTAAAGACGATATAATTTTTTTTAGTGAACGACTGTTTTGTCCATTTTGCCAAATAGGACTACCTCCTTTAGACCCAAGACTTTTTTCATTTAATACTAGTTTAGGGAAATGCCCTTTTTGTGATGGGTTAGGTGAAGTAGATAATGAAATTTGTCCCCAATGTCAGGGGAAAAGACTCAATAAAATAGCCCTTTCTGTGAAAATATCCAATTATAACATTGCAGAAATAGAAGGATTAAACATTGAGGCTGTTTTAGAAGTTTTGTCTAAACTTAAGTTAAATGTCCGCCAAAAGGCCATTGCCAAGGCAATATTCCCTGAAATCTACACCCGACTTAAATTTTTAAAAAAAGTGGGCTTAGACTATCTTTCTTTAAATAGAGGTGGTCACACCCTTTCTGGGGGAGAGGCCCAACGCTTGCGGCTAGCTGCCCAGTTGGGTTCTAACTTACGTGGGGTCTGTTATATTTTAGATGAACCTACTATTGGGCTTCATCCTAGAGATAATGCCTTGTTAATTAAAGTATTAAAAGCACTGCGAGACCGAGGAAATACCGTGATCGTAGTGGAACATGACCCAGCTACCATTGAAGCTGCTGATTTTGTGATTGACCTGGGACCAGGAGCAGGAAAAATGGGAGGGAAAGTAATAGCTGCTGGCACACCAGATGAAATAAAAACAAACCCCGCTTCTATTACCGGCCAATATTTTAAAAAACCTCTTTCTCTCTCTATTCCTCAACCAACCAGCAAAAATTGGTTACATATTAAGGGAGCACGAGCTTTTAATTTAAAAAATATTGATGTAGATATTCCTCTAGGCAGATTGATTTGTGTAACTGGTGTTTCTGGAGCAGGAAAAAGTAGTTTGGTGATGGAGGTAATTTATAAAGGAGTTAAGGCCCGGCTCCAAAAAACGACCCCTCCCCAAAATCATGATGATATAATAGGTTGGAATGCCTTAGATAGAGTTTTAGTAGTAGACCACAGTCCCATTGGAAAAACTCCTCGTTCTACACCTGCTACTTATGTGGGCTTTTTAGACCATATTCGCCACCTTTTTTCTCAAGTGCCAGCGGCCAGGGCCAGAGGATATAAACCTGGTCGTTTTTCTTTTAATGTAGTAGGTGGCCGATGTGAACACTGTAAGGGACAAGGCAAAGTAAGAGTAGAAATGAGCTTCTTGCCAGATGTCTATGTAGATTGCGAAGTATGTAATGGTATGCGATTTAACGAAGAAACTCTTTCCATCACTTACAAGGGTAAAAATATTGCTCAGGTATTAAATATGACCATCACAGAAGCAGTAGATTTTTTTGCTCCTATATCCATTATCAGACGTCCATTGGAAATCTTAAAAGAAATGGGTTTAGGCTATCTTACTCTTGGTCAGCCTAGTCCTACCCTCTCCGGAGGAGAGGCCCAACGCATCAAACTGGCTACCGAACTATGCATAGGCACACAGGGAAAAACCCTCTATATACTGGATGAACCTACCACAGGGCTTCATAGACTTGACATAGAAAAACTTATTAAAGTACTGCATAAACTAGTAGAAAAGGGAAACACCATAATAGTCATTGAACACAATTTAGACCTTATAGCAGCATCGGATTATATCATTGATTTAGGCCCAGAAGGCGGTGAAAAAGGTGGGATGGTGATTTTCCAAGGAACACCAGAAGAAATCACCCATCATCCTCACTCTTACACAGGACAATGGTTGAAAATGGCATTAAAATAG
- a CDS encoding sulfite exporter TauE/SafE family protein, whose protein sequence is MGVLEGAKKVRRKAEYLLEVATLAEAGSYEGTGMLEGVLLMFLVAVSYIAMALFSEVQATGILSPKFVLGIIVGSFLLSTGIAIVAVIAGVGGGVLFTPIVLGFTSFDTLLVRATGLVVAMFSGLISTGPFMRKGLSDIKIVYFCSIPIVVGAIVGAFGAVYLSAYLGPTGDAIVRLTLGVTLLFIGFMFIFGGSKTEYPKAKRIDRFTQWLGIRGSYWEESLKKVVNYRPTKGLPGFLLFLLVGFTGGFFGLGGGWAVVPVLNFVMAVPLKVSAACSGVLLAIGNAAAIWPYILFGALIPLFAAPWMLGQVVGGIIGATILARVKAAFVRYILIGILFLTSIKLNVRGIEGLFGIDLPIF, encoded by the coding sequence ATGGGTGTTTTAGAAGGGGCAAAGAAGGTTAGGAGAAAAGCAGAATATTTGTTAGAAGTTGCTACTTTAGCTGAAGCAGGTTCTTATGAAGGCACGGGGATGTTAGAAGGAGTTCTGTTGATGTTTCTGGTTGCTGTTTCATACATAGCCATGGCATTATTTTCAGAGGTGCAAGCTACAGGGATTTTGAGTCCAAAGTTTGTGTTGGGAATAATTGTAGGCTCTTTTTTGCTAAGCACTGGCATTGCTATTGTTGCAGTCATTGCAGGAGTTGGTGGAGGGGTTCTATTTACCCCTATTGTCTTAGGCTTTACTTCCTTTGATACACTGCTAGTCAGGGCTACAGGTCTGGTAGTAGCTATGTTTAGTGGCTTGATCTCTACAGGACCGTTTATGAGGAAGGGTCTATCTGACATCAAAATTGTTTATTTCTGTTCAATTCCTATTGTGGTAGGAGCTATAGTAGGTGCCTTTGGTGCAGTATATCTTTCGGCATATTTAGGCCCGACAGGTGACGCCATCGTCAGGCTTACCTTAGGAGTTACCCTTCTTTTTATTGGTTTCATGTTCATTTTTGGAGGTTCAAAAACAGAGTATCCCAAAGCGAAACGTATAGACCGTTTTACACAATGGCTAGGAATTAGAGGAAGTTATTGGGAAGAGTCATTGAAAAAAGTGGTAAATTATCGGCCAACAAAAGGTTTACCTGGATTTTTACTTTTTCTTTTGGTGGGTTTTACTGGTGGTTTCTTTGGCCTTGGAGGGGGATGGGCAGTCGTCCCGGTGTTAAATTTTGTAATGGCAGTTCCACTTAAAGTATCGGCTGCTTGCAGTGGGGTTTTACTGGCAATAGGTAATGCTGCTGCCATATGGCCGTATATCTTATTTGGTGCTCTAATTCCCCTATTTGCTGCTCCCTGGATGCTTGGACAAGTTGTGGGAGGAATAATAGGGGCAACTATACTGGCTAGAGTTAAAGCTGCTTTTGTAAGGTATATACTTATTGGCATCTTATTTTTAACCAGCATCAAACTCAATGTGCGAGGAATAGAGGGATTATTTGGGATAGACTTACCAATTTTTTAG